The genome window TGTCATTGGATGATTAAATACCAATTGATGCGCGTGAAGCATCATTCCTTTCAATCCAAAATTCTCCAACCACAATTTATTTTGCTTATTACAACCATGCGGACGACTTCCCAAAATTGGATGAAAAATATGACGAAAATGCTTGCGTAATTGATGCATACGACCAGTTTCGGGAATTGCTTCCACCAAACAATAACGTGAAGTCGGATGATTGTTATACTCTAAATCAATTTCGGCAATTTGCAAACGATGAAAATAGGTAATTGCATTTTGCTTTACACCATCATCATTCGTCAAATCATAATCTATCGTCATTTCTTCGGGAGCCCAACCACGCAAAATAGCCAAGTACTTTTTTTCGACTTCGCGTGTTGCAAATCGATCATTCATAATTTTTAAACTTTCTTTATCTAAAGCAAAAAGCAAAACTCCTGACGTTTTACGATCCAAACGATGAATAGGATAAACATGTTGCCCACCGATTTGATTACGTAATTCCTGAACTGCAAAAACAGACGCATCACGCGCATAAAAAGATTTGTGAACCAACAATCCGCTCGGTTTATTAATGGCAATAATATATTCGTCTTGATAAAGAATTTCTAACATTTGGCAAAAATAGAAAGTTATTTTCGGTTAGAAAATAGAACAGTCTTATATTTATTGTTTAATAAAATTGAATGAAAAAAGGATTGATTATTGGAAAAGGATGGTTAGGTTCAAGATTAGAAAAGTATTTAGAAAAGCAATTTTTGATTGAAACTACTAAACGAATTTCTGATGCAGAAAATTGTTTTTCAATCGATTTTGATCATTACAAATCTGAAAAAATTAAACACAATTATGATTTTGTTATTGTGACAATTCCATTTGGAAGAAGAAATAATTTAGACGATTTACAGAAAAGATTTCAGCATTTAATTGACTTTTTAGGAGATTATAATAATCAACTTATTCTGCTTAGTTCAACAGCAATTTATTCTGAAAATAATGAAATTATTTTTGAAAATCCAATTGAAACTATTCATTTAAATAATCCTTATTATTCAATTGAAAATCAATTAAAAGAAAAGTTCAATCAATTGATTATTTTACGCTTAGGTGGATTAATGGGAGACGATAGATTTCTTTCTAAATATATAGATTTATATAGTCAAAATCTATCTCAAATGGTGAATCATATACATTATCTAGATATTTGTCAAGTGATTGAGAACTTGTTTAATTCAAATAAAAATTCATCCATTTATAATGTTGTTGCACCAAAACATCCT of Empedobacter falsenii contains these proteins:
- a CDS encoding pseudouridine synthase yields the protein MLEILYQDEYIIAINKPSGLLVHKSFYARDASVFAVQELRNQIGGQHVYPIHRLDRKTSGVLLFALDKESLKIMNDRFATREVEKKYLAILRGWAPEEMTIDYDLTNDDGVKQNAITYFHRLQIAEIDLEYNNHPTSRYCLVEAIPETGRMHQLRKHFRHIFHPILGSRPHGCNKQNKLWLENFGLKGMMLHAHQLVFNHPMTNEQLVLNAKINEEFSKVGDILGLDLEKYK
- a CDS encoding Rossmann-fold NAD(P)-binding domain-containing protein, whose translation is MKKGLIIGKGWLGSRLEKYLEKQFLIETTKRISDAENCFSIDFDHYKSEKIKHNYDFVIVTIPFGRRNNLDDLQKRFQHLIDFLGDYNNQLILLSSTAIYSENNEIIFENPIETIHLNNPYYSIENQLKEKFNQLIILRLGGLMGDDRFLSKYIDLYSQNLSQMVNHIHYLDICQVIENLFNSNKNSSIYNVVAPKHPTKEEVLEYQLNKKIISSTNREGKIISSQKIQDEFNYEFIYPNPIYFKEN